Proteins encoded together in one Aminipila butyrica window:
- a CDS encoding M23 family metallopeptidase — MRHHIKEKKPMDKAAIALVLCFSVVALASVFTVKSSLDKINLSGDSLSVPENSNSAERSVTKRVPTVDSKDHPQSEGQSQGETPAPSASEWTAPVDGPVTLQYSTEMPVYSKTLNQYMVHSGVDIQGTLDGRVQAAAAGTVVDTYRDDRLGWSVKINHGNGFITTYSNLSDKILVESGDVVKQGDIIGGIGDTSLFESADGSHLHFEMEKDGSQVNPADYISF; from the coding sequence ATGCGACATCATATAAAAGAGAAAAAGCCAATGGATAAAGCAGCTATCGCCCTGGTCCTCTGTTTCAGCGTGGTTGCCCTTGCTTCAGTTTTTACAGTAAAATCTAGTTTAGACAAAATCAATCTGTCTGGAGACAGTCTGTCCGTACCGGAAAACAGCAATTCAGCAGAGCGAAGTGTAACAAAACGCGTACCCACGGTAGACAGCAAAGATCATCCGCAAAGTGAAGGACAGTCTCAAGGAGAAACGCCTGCCCCCAGTGCTTCTGAGTGGACCGCTCCTGTAGATGGTCCTGTCACCTTACAGTATTCCACAGAAATGCCCGTTTATTCAAAGACCCTGAACCAGTACATGGTCCACTCCGGCGTGGATATACAGGGAACCTTAGATGGTCGAGTGCAGGCTGCGGCGGCTGGCACGGTGGTAGATACCTACCGAGATGACCGACTGGGGTGGTCCGTGAAAATTAATCACGGAAATGGTTTCATCACTACCTATTCGAACTTATCCGATAAAATCTTGGTGGAATCTGGCGATGTAGTCAAACAAGGCGACATCATCGGAGGCATCGGCGACACCAGCCTGTTCGAATCAGCTGACGGCTCTCATTTACATTTTGAAATGGAAA